The DNA region AACCCAATAAAATTAAGGAAAAATTATTTTCAGACAATATTTTTAGTTCATATTTATCATCCAATGTCAAATATTGTTCAGTTACTGCATGTTTATCTTTTAATCCCGCAATGCCGAAAGCACCGCGAGGTATTTGGTTTGTTCTGGAAAGATAATCAACTAAATCGAAAGTTTCCAAATTTTTTTTTTTGAGAAGATAAAGTTTATATTTGCCTCTTTTAAGAATATTAAACTTATTTAATTCAAATACTTTAAAATCTTCAGGTATTCTTCTAATTTTGATTCCCATTTTATTAAATAAAACTATCTTGTTTTTTTCAAAAAATTATTTAATCTTACCGGTTTGCCAATCGTGGAGTATCATTCTTGAAGCCCGAACCTGATCAGGACAATTACCTTTTTTTAATAAATTTCTTTTCTTTGCGATTGCCACAATTGATTCTTCAAAGTCTTCTGAAATCTCTATCCCATAGTAAGCTTCAATCTTACCGGGAAATTTTTCCATTAAATCTGTTACAGCCACATCAGGATTTTCTACTTTATTAAATTCAGTTGCTCCAATAAATGCATGCTTATTTTTATCCTTTTCCATAAACGGAATTACACCCGGACTGTCAATAAATAAAATTTTATTATCGGCTTTAATTTTCATTGCACCCTTAGTAAACCCACTTACGGAACTAGAGGGAGCCGAGTTTTTACCCTTCACCGCGTTAATTAACGAAGATTTACCTACATTTGGATAACCTAAAACACCAACTACAAATTTTTCTTTGTCCTTGTAATGTATTTTACCTACCATTAAAATTTGTTTTCTTAATAAAGTAGTGCCTAGATGCTTTACTGAAGAAATAAACACAGAAGGTTTTAGAACGATCTTATCTAAAATAGTTTTATCGACAAGATCGCATTTTGTTATAACATAAATTAAGGGTTTTTTTGATGCCTTAACATTCTCTTCAACTTCAGGATTTCTAGTTTCATTTATAAACCGGGCATCTAACACTAATATTAAAATATCCGAATCTTTTATCACTTTATGAACAATATCCCAAAAATTTTTTAACATAAAAATATATTAATTGAATCCAATATAAATACTTACTGATTATTAATTATTCCATCTAAATAGTCTTTTAATATATCTAATATAAATTTAAAGTCTGTAAGAACTCTCTTGCTTATTTAATTAAATACGAACACACTAATTGTCAATTAAACGATAGCGCCAACTTAACGTAATATTTATAAAGCTAAAGCAACTAACTTATATTGGTGATGTTACATGAAAAGATTTAGTGCAGTATTATTTATTTTAATTTTAGTTAGTTCTTTAGTAACGGCATACCACAACGACGAAGAAGTTGGGAGTAATCCTGAAACTGGTGTTATGGTTGATGCAGTTGATCAAGATCGCCCTGAACCAATAATAGCTAAAGAAGAGAAAGCTATGAATGATAAAGCGGCAGAATCTGTGCCCAAAATAATGGCA from Candidatus Woesearchaeota archaeon includes:
- a CDS encoding 50S ribosome-binding GTPase; this translates as MLKNFWDIVHKVIKDSDILILVLDARFINETRNPEVEENVKASKKPLIYVITKCDLVDKTILDKIVLKPSVFISSVKHLGTTLLRKQILMVGKIHYKDKEKFVVGVLGYPNVGKSSLINAVKGKNSAPSSSVSGFTKGAMKIKADNKILFIDSPGVIPFMEKDKNKHAFIGATEFNKVENPDVAVTDLMEKFPGKIEAYYGIEISEDFEESIVAIAKKRNLLKKGNCPDQVRASRMILHDWQTGKIK